From a region of the Drosophila virilis strain 15010-1051.87 chromosome 3, Dvir_AGI_RSII-ME, whole genome shotgun sequence genome:
- the EMC4 gene encoding ER membrane protein complex subunit 4, with protein MSAKQNSKKSKWALDFNVSKNADMPSPPGYNPTALVNQTEVVRDQRLVIKKSWDLALGPLKQIPMNLFIMYMSGNSISIFPIMMVGMMLIRPIKAMFTTQVTSKMAEGAQGTGQRIIYILGNLANVALALYKCHSMGLLPTHASDWLAFVQPQTRLEYYGGGVSFI; from the exons ATGTCGGCTAAGCAAAACTCCAAGAAATCCAAGTGGGCGCTGGACTTTAACGTTAG CAAAAATGCAGATATGCCTTCCCCGCCTGGCTACAATCCTACGGCTCTGGTAAATCAAACGGAAGTTGTACGTGATCAACGTTTggtaattaaaaaatcatGGGACTTGGCCCTGGGACCACTGAAACAG ATACCAATGAATCTATTCATAATGTACATGTCAGGtaattcaatttctattttTCCAATAATGATGGTGGGCATGATGTTAATACGCCCGATAAAGGCTATGTTCACGACGCAAGTCACCTCAAAAATGGCCGAGGGTGCACAGGGCACCGGCCAGCGCATTATCTATATTCTGGGCAATCTGGCGAATGTGGCCCTTGCGCTATATAAGTGCCACAGTATGGGCCTTCTGCCCACGCACGCCTCCGACTGGCTGGCATTTGTGCAGCCGCAGACGCGTTTAGAATATTATGGAGGAGGTGTTTCCTTTATCTAG
- the LOC6622443 gene encoding LOW QUALITY PROTEIN: tRNA (cytosine(72)-C(5))-methyltransferase NSUN6 (The sequence of the model RefSeq protein was modified relative to this genomic sequence to represent the inferred CDS: substituted 1 base at 1 genomic stop codon) has product MLCIAPLDTPADIDFDDCRKELIVDTSCGAALLRGAHIYAPGVLAMETGTXLEELVNVYADLPGKCKRGTATRYDCNDKIFLGVGQVLMQRHQLYNNNKEQPPSGIAVRMQSNVSGVPTLGDLSDANALLQNLPSMVCVRVLAPQPGERILDMCAAPGNKTTHIAELMGDVGQIIALDNSASRMRAMQTKLGNYDCIQAHQFDATKAWNEHSAIDSTAPPFASSSFDRILLDAPCSGLGNRPQLCCSIKQTKVLQSYPPIQRSLLAQAVPLLRPGGVLVYSTCTITEAECEQLVSWALRKFPQLQLVDATPKLGAPGLPLPELNAAQCELLQRFGPTNENRVQNLDTVGFFIAKFQKSL; this is encoded by the coding sequence ATGCTATGCATTGCACCATTGGACACACCAGCTGATATTGACTTCGATGATTGCCGTAAGGAGCTTATTGTGGACACAAGTTGCGGTGCTGCGTTATTGCGTGGcgcacacatttatgcgcccGGCGTTTTGGCCATGGAAACAGGCACATAGCTCGAAGAGCTGGTCAATGTGTATGCGGATTTGCCGGGCAAGTGCAAACGCGGCACTGCCACGCGTTACGACTGCAACGATAAGATCTTTCTAGGCGTGGGCCAAGTACTAATGCAACGCCATCAgctctacaacaacaacaaagagcaGCCACCCTCGGGAATTGCCGTACGCATGCAGTCAAATGTGAGTGGAGTGCCCACATTGGGCGATCTGAGCGATGCGAATGCATTACTCCAAAACTTACCCTCCATGGTGTGCGTTAGGGTGTTGGCACCACAGCCTGGCGAACGCATTCTGGACATGTGCGCTGCGCCGGGCAACAAAACAACGCATATAGCTGAGCTCATGGGCGATGTGGGCCAAATTATTGCCCTGGACAACTCTGCCAGTCGCATGCGTGCCATGCAAACGAAGCTGGGCAACTACGACTGCATTCAGGCGCATCAATTTGATGCCACCAAGGCCTGGAACGAACACAGTGCCATAGACTCAACAGCTCCGCCCTTTGCCTCGAGCAGCTTTGATCGCATCCTGTTGGATGCGCCCTGCAGCGGTCTGGGCAATCGTCCGCAGCTCTGTTGCAGCATCAAGCAAACCAAAGTGCTTCAATCCTATCCGCCTATTCAGCGCAGCCTGCTGGCACAGGCAGTGCCACTACTGCGTCCCGGCGGCGTGCTAGTGTACAGCACTTGCACCATCACCGAGGCAGAATGCGAGCAGCTGGTTTCCTGGGCGCTGCGTAAATTcccacagctgcagctggtggATGCGACACCGAAGCTTGGTGCACCTGGCCTGCCGCTGCCGGAGCTGAATGCTGCACAATGTGAACTGTTACAGCGCTTTGGACCAACTAATGAAAATCGTGTCCAGAATTTGGACACAGTTGGATTTTTCATAGCCAAATTTCAGAAATCGTTATGA
- the Arf1 gene encoding ADP-ribosylation factor 1 encodes MGNVFANLFKGLFGKKEMRILMVGLDAAGKTTILYKLKLGEIVTTIPTIGFNVETVEYKNISFTVWDVGGQDKIRPLWRHYFQNTQGLIFVVDSNDRERIGEAREELMRMLAEDELRDAVLLIFANKQDLPNAMNAAEITDKLGLHSLRNRNWYIQATCATSGDGLYEGLDWLSNQLKNANR; translated from the exons atgGGAAATGTATTTGCGAATCTATTCAAAGGCCTCTTCGGCAAAAAGGAAATGAGAATATTGATGGTCGGTTTGGATGCCGCTGGTAAAACCACAATTCTGTACAAACTCAAATTAGGCGAAATTGTTACAACGATACCTACTATTG GTTTCAATGTGGAGACTGTAGAATACAAGAATATTAGCTTTACAGTGTGGGATGTGGGCGGCCAAGACAAAATTCGTCCATTGTGGAGGCATTACTTCCAGAATACACAA GGTCTTATCTTCGTCGTTGATAGCAACGACAGAGAGCGTATCGGTGAGGCGAGAGAGGAATTGATGCGTATGCTGGCCGAGGACGAGCTCAGAGATGCAGTCCTACTAATATTCGCCAACAAACAG GATCTGCCAAATGCAATGAATGCGGCCGAAATCACCGACAAGTTGGGCTTGCACTCACTCAGAAACCGCAATTGGTATATACAGGCGACGTGTGCAACCAGCGGCGACGGCCTCTATGAGGGGCTTGATTGGTTGTCCAATCAGCTAAAGAACGCTAATCGCTAA